From a single Stomoxys calcitrans chromosome 4, idStoCalc2.1, whole genome shotgun sequence genomic region:
- the LOC106095341 gene encoding pleiotropic regulator 1, translating into MEEVQRHSVHTLIFRSLKRTHDMFVSNQGNLPDIDEKLEARRKSIKARDSYKLVFDRVAKADQSKKIVNGIVGGSGTTGAIQAPEPLLAITDGSANARDNHLALAEANNKTSDTPINNSLVLAPGMRTTSGTSNVQLIPKKAPTIPKPSWHAPWKLSRVISGHLGWVRCIAVEPGNEWFATGAGDRVIKIWDLASGKLKLSLTGHVSTVRGLAVSSKHPYLFSCGEDRQVKCWDLEYNKVIRHYHGHLSAVYSMALHPTIDILATSGRDSTARIWDMRTKANIHTLTGHTNTVASVVAQASNPQIVTGSHDSTVRLWDLAAGKSVCTLTNHKKSVRSVVLHPSLYMFASASPDNIKQWRCPEGNFVQNISGHSAIVNCMAVNPDGVLVSGGDNGTMFFWDWRTGYNFQRFQAPVQPGSMDSEAGIFAMCFDQSGSRLITAEADKTIKIYKEDDEATEESHPVNWRPEILKRRKF; encoded by the exons ATGGAGGAGGTTCAAAGACATAGCGTGCATACTTTAATTTTTCGCTCCCTTAAACGTACTCATGATATGTTTGTCTCTAATCAAGGGAATTTGCCAGACATAGATGAAAAACT AGAGGCAAgaagaaaatccattaaagcTCGAGATAGTTATAAACTTGTTTTTGATCGTGTTGCAAAAGCAGACCAatctaaaaaaattgtaaatggcATTGTCGGAGGTTCAGGTACTACTGGTGCCATCCAAGCTCCTGAACCATTGCTTGCTATAACTGATGGCTCTGCCAATGCCAGAGATAATCATCTGGCTCTAGCGGAAGCGAACAACAAAACTTCAGATACACCAATCAACAACTCACTTGTCTTAGCGCCCGGAATGCGAACGACTAGTGGAACCAGCAATGTACAACTAATACCCAAGAAAGCCCCTACAATACCAAAACCTTCATGGCATGCACCTTGGAAATTGTCTCGTGTCATATCTGGTCATTTGGGTTGGGTACGCTGCATTGCTGTAGAACCAGGTAATGAATGGTTTGCTACAGGCGCCGGCGATCgagttattaaaatttgggattTGGCTAGTGGTAAGTTGAAATTGTCTCTTACTGGGCATGTAAGCACAGTTCGCGGTTTGGCCGTTAGTAGCAAGCATCCATATCTCTTTAGTTGTGGTGAAGATCGCCAGGTGAAATGCTGGGATTTAGAATATAACAAAGTGATACGACATTATCACGGTCATTTGTCAGCCGTCTATTCTATGGCACTTCACCCCACTATCGACATTTTAGCGACTTCAGGTCGTGATTCGACAGCGCGAATATGGGATATGCGTACAAAAGCCAATATCCATACTCTAACTGGTCACACTAATACCGTTGCCAGTGTTGTGGCGCAAGCTAGTAATCCTCAAATTGTCACCGGTTCCCATGACTCAACAGTACGCCTGTGGGATTTAGCGGCAGGGAAAAGCGTGTGTACTCTTACCAACCATAAGAAATCTGTGCGTAGCGTTGTTTTGCATCCCTCACTTTATATGTTTGCCTCAGCATCTCCAGATAATATTAAACAGTGGCGCTGTCCAGAAGGTAATTTTGTTCAAAACATTTCCGGTCATAGCGCCATTGTTAATTGTATGGCTGTTAATCCCGACGGCGTCTTGGTCTCTGGAGGCGACAATGGTACAATGTTCTTTTGGGATTGGCGAACAGGATATAACTTTCAACGTTTCCAAGCACCGGTTCAACCAGGATCTATGGATAGTGAAGCTGGTATATTTGCAATGTGTTTTGATCAATCCGGTTCGCGACTGATAACTGCTGAAGCTGATAAGACCATTAAAATCTACAAAGAAGACGACGAGGCAACGGAAGAGTCTCATCCTGtgaattggagaccagaaattTTGAAGAGACGCAAATTCTAA